A genomic segment from Limosilactobacillus sp. encodes:
- the purS gene encoding phosphoribosylformylglycinamidine synthase subunit PurS, whose translation MTNVRIFVTYKQSVFDPQGDTIKEAIHTLGHDEVTDVHVGKFFDVTIKGTGDAVDKAVKEIADQLLVNFNMETYHYQVLEEA comes from the coding sequence ATGACTAATGTTCGGATTTTCGTAACCTACAAGCAATCAGTTTTTGACCCCCAGGGTGACACGATCAAGGAAGCCATCCACACCTTGGGCCACGACGAAGTAACGGACGTTCACGTCGGCAAGTTCTTCGACGTCACGATCAAGGGCACCGGGGATGCAGTTGACAAGGCCGTCAAGGAAATCGCCGACCAGCTGCTGGTGAACTTCAACATGGAGACTTATCACTACCAGGTATTGGAGGAAGCATAA
- the purF gene encoding amidophosphoribosyltransferase, with protein MPNEIKGLNEECGVFGVFGAPDAAQLTYFGLHTLQHRGQEGAGIVSSDGTTLYQHRDRGLLAHVFADPAELKRLVGDSAIGHVRYGTSGHNSIANVQPFLFRFHDGDIALAHNGNLTNAVTLRRELEDDGAVFQSDSDTEILIHLIRKHIKEGFIPALKKSLNQVHGGFAFLLLQKDRLVAALDPNGIRPLCIGQLDNGAYVVASETCALDIVNAQFVRDVQPGELIVIDRDGLHIDHYTTDTQLAICSMEYIYFARPDSIIHGVTVHNARKQMGRLLAREHPVDADMVIGVPNSSLSAASGYAEESGLPYEMGLIKSQYIARTFIQPTQALREQGVHMKLSAVRGVVNGKKVAVVDDSIVRGTTSKQIVQMLKDAGAKEVHLLISSPPFRFPCFYGIDVSTRSELMAAHYSVEEMRQLIGADTLGFLSVDSLVKAISVPNAGDAPYGGLTVAYFNGDYPTPLYDYEAGYLKSLNEQERRARKERLS; from the coding sequence GTGCCAAATGAAATCAAAGGATTAAATGAAGAATGTGGAGTCTTCGGGGTCTTTGGCGCACCTGACGCCGCCCAGCTGACCTACTTCGGCCTCCACACCCTCCAGCACCGTGGCCAGGAGGGGGCCGGGATCGTCTCCAGCGACGGCACCACCCTCTACCAGCACCGCGACCGGGGACTGCTGGCCCACGTCTTCGCCGATCCGGCCGAGCTCAAGCGGCTGGTCGGGGATTCGGCCATCGGTCACGTTCGCTACGGGACCAGCGGCCACAATTCGATTGCCAACGTCCAGCCGTTCCTCTTCCGCTTCCACGACGGTGACATTGCCCTCGCCCACAACGGGAACCTGACCAATGCGGTCACCTTGCGGCGGGAGCTGGAGGATGACGGGGCGGTCTTCCAATCCGATTCTGACACCGAGATCCTGATCCACCTGATCCGCAAGCACATCAAGGAGGGCTTTATCCCCGCCCTGAAGAAGAGCCTCAACCAGGTTCACGGCGGCTTTGCCTTCCTGCTCCTCCAAAAGGACCGGCTGGTTGCAGCCCTCGACCCAAACGGAATTCGCCCGCTGTGCATCGGTCAGTTGGACAACGGCGCCTACGTGGTGGCCAGTGAAACCTGTGCCCTCGATATCGTTAACGCCCAGTTCGTCCGTGACGTCCAGCCGGGTGAATTGATCGTGATCGACCGCGATGGCCTGCACATTGATCACTACACCACCGACACCCAGCTGGCGATCTGCTCGATGGAATACATCTACTTTGCCCGGCCGGATTCGATCATCCACGGGGTGACCGTCCACAACGCCCGCAAACAGATGGGCCGCCTGCTGGCCCGCGAGCACCCGGTCGACGCTGACATGGTGATCGGGGTGCCGAACTCCTCCCTGTCCGCCGCCAGTGGCTACGCCGAGGAATCAGGCCTACCGTACGAAATGGGGCTGATCAAGAGCCAGTACATTGCCCGGACCTTTATCCAGCCAACCCAGGCCCTGCGTGAACAGGGCGTCCACATGAAGCTCTCCGCCGTGCGCGGGGTGGTCAACGGCAAGAAGGTCGCGGTCGTCGACGACTCGATCGTGCGGGGGACGACCTCCAAGCAGATTGTCCAGATGCTGAAGGACGCCGGGGCCAAGGAGGTCCACCTCCTGATTTCCTCGCCACCGTTCCGCTTCCCGTGCTTCTACGGGATCGACGTTTCGACCCGGTCCGAACTGATGGCCGCGCACTACTCCGTTGAGGAAATGCGCCAGCTGATCGGGGCCGACACCCTGGGCTTCTTGAGCGTTGACAGCCTGGTCAAGGCGATCAGCGTTCCCAATGCCGGGGATGCCCCGTACGGCGGACTGACGGTGGCCTACTTCAACGGTGACTACCCGACGCCGCTCTACGACTATGAGGCCGGCTACCTGAAGTCACTGAATGAACAGGAACGACGCGCACGAAAGGAACGATTATCATGA
- the purC gene encoding phosphoribosylaminoimidazolesuccinocarboxamide synthase gives MDKLLYTGKAKQMWQTDDPEVLRVVYMDQATALNGKKKDHFAGKGAAAKAISDLVFNYLIEHGIPTHFIKQLSATEDLVKKCQMFPLEFVTRNVIAGHFASRYGLDEGKVLPEPVEETFFKSDKLDDPFINESAAIALGIASHEDLEKMWGLCREVNGLLKPLFEKAGMQLVDFKLEFGRLTNGDIVLADEFSPDNCRLWDLKTDEHLDKDVYRRKLANLTQTYDEVLSRLQNVLAEEN, from the coding sequence ATGGATAAGTTACTGTATACCGGAAAAGCTAAGCAGATGTGGCAGACGGATGATCCCGAGGTGCTGCGGGTCGTCTACATGGACCAGGCAACCGCGCTGAACGGCAAGAAGAAGGACCACTTCGCCGGTAAGGGGGCCGCTGCCAAGGCCATCTCTGATCTGGTATTTAACTACCTGATTGAACACGGGATTCCGACCCACTTCATCAAGCAGCTTTCCGCCACCGAGGACCTGGTCAAGAAGTGCCAGATGTTCCCACTGGAATTCGTTACCCGCAACGTCATTGCTGGCCACTTCGCCAGCCGCTACGGCCTCGACGAAGGAAAGGTGCTGCCGGAACCGGTTGAGGAAACCTTCTTCAAGAGCGACAAGCTGGACGACCCGTTCATCAACGAATCGGCCGCCATTGCCCTCGGCATTGCCAGCCATGAGGACCTCGAAAAGATGTGGGGCCTCTGCCGCGAAGTCAACGGCCTGCTCAAGCCACTCTTTGAAAAGGCGGGGATGCAGCTTGTCGACTTCAAGCTGGAATTTGGTCGCCTGACGAACGGCGACATTGTCCTGGCCGACGAATTCTCACCTGACAACTGCCGGCTGTGGGACCTCAAGACCGACGAACACCTGGACAAGGATGTTTACCGGCGCAAGCTTGCGAATCTCACCCAAACCTATGACGAAGTATTATCACGCCTGCAAAACGTATTAGCGGAGGAGAACTAA
- the purL gene encoding phosphoribosylformylglycinamidine synthase subunit PurL translates to MEQAMTPEEIKEKKPYLDWSLSEDEYNYISEKLLGRLPNYTETGLFSAMWSEHCSYKKSKPVLRLFPNKNSRVLQGPGEGAGVVDIDDGQAVVFKAESHNHPTTVEPYQGAATGVGGILRDIFSMGARPVASLDSLHFGELDNATTRMKVDGTVRGIGDYGNCMGIPTIAGETTFDPCYQGNVLCNAMSVGLMDQKDIQKGKAAGIGNAVMYVGAKTGRDGIHGATFASADFSDENATQRSAVQVGNPFMEKLLLEACLELITKHPDWLVGIQDMGAAGIVSSSAEMASEGKSGMDLDLDLVPQRETNMSAYEIMLSESQERMLLCVNKGHEEDVKKIFDFYDLDAVTIGRITEGHQYVLHHDGQVVCDIPVSTLTDDVLEEASDEKKPARITAAEQEAAWQPEIKDAEQTLRDLLAQSTIADKSSFYQQYDSQVRTSTVVGPGSDAGVLRVRGTHKGLSMTTDGNGRFVYLSPEVGGQIALTEAAANIIASGAEPLAITDCLNYGDPNDPEIFWELHQSVKGMADACRVFDTPVISGNVSLYNENNGQAIHPTPMVGMVGLVKNIDRVVPSFVQHAGDRVYLVGSTRDDYAGSELQKMLTGDISGVVQEFDLDHVHDYMQRLLHTMENGHVQSAHDLSEGGLGVALAETLFKTDRGLNLDLRHLTSAQLFSETPGRFVVTVAPDHVAAFEQDLGDDAQFVGTVTNTHWLEAHLADAEINQNVTELQKIWEEAIPCQMKSKD, encoded by the coding sequence ATGGAACAAGCAATGACGCCGGAAGAGATCAAAGAAAAGAAGCCCTACCTGGACTGGAGCCTGAGTGAGGACGAGTACAACTACATCAGCGAAAAGCTCCTGGGCAGACTGCCAAACTACACGGAAACCGGCCTCTTCTCCGCAATGTGGAGTGAGCACTGCTCCTACAAGAAGTCCAAGCCCGTCCTGCGGCTCTTCCCGAACAAGAACAGCCGCGTGCTGCAGGGTCCCGGTGAAGGTGCCGGGGTCGTTGACATTGACGATGGCCAGGCGGTCGTCTTCAAGGCCGAAAGCCACAACCACCCAACGACGGTTGAACCTTACCAGGGGGCTGCAACTGGGGTCGGCGGCATCCTGCGGGACATCTTCAGCATGGGTGCCCGCCCGGTTGCTTCCCTCGACTCCCTGCACTTCGGCGAGCTCGACAACGCGACGACCCGGATGAAGGTCGACGGCACGGTGCGCGGGATCGGTGACTACGGCAACTGCATGGGGATCCCAACCATTGCCGGTGAAACCACCTTTGATCCCTGCTACCAGGGGAACGTCCTTTGCAACGCCATGAGCGTCGGGCTGATGGACCAAAAGGACATTCAAAAAGGGAAGGCCGCCGGGATCGGCAATGCCGTCATGTACGTCGGTGCCAAGACCGGTCGTGACGGGATTCACGGTGCCACCTTTGCCTCCGCTGACTTCAGCGACGAAAACGCCACCCAGCGTTCCGCCGTCCAGGTCGGCAACCCATTCATGGAAAAGCTTTTGCTGGAGGCCTGCCTGGAACTGATTACCAAGCACCCCGACTGGCTGGTCGGCATCCAGGACATGGGGGCCGCCGGAATCGTCTCCTCCAGTGCCGAAATGGCTTCGGAAGGGAAGTCCGGCATGGACCTCGACCTCGACCTGGTTCCACAGCGGGAAACCAACATGTCCGCTTACGAGATCATGCTGAGTGAATCCCAGGAACGGATGCTTCTCTGTGTCAACAAGGGCCACGAGGAAGACGTCAAGAAGATCTTTGACTTCTACGACCTCGATGCCGTCACGATCGGCCGGATCACGGAAGGTCACCAGTACGTCCTGCACCACGATGGTCAGGTCGTCTGCGACATTCCGGTTTCCACCCTGACCGATGACGTCTTGGAAGAAGCCAGCGACGAAAAAAAGCCAGCTCGAATCACTGCGGCTGAGCAGGAAGCAGCATGGCAGCCAGAAATTAAGGATGCCGAACAAACGCTCCGTGACCTGCTGGCCCAGTCGACGATTGCCGACAAGAGCAGCTTCTACCAGCAATACGATTCCCAGGTGCGGACCTCGACGGTTGTCGGCCCCGGCAGTGATGCCGGCGTGCTTCGCGTTCGCGGGACGCACAAGGGCCTGTCGATGACGACGGACGGCAACGGTCGCTTCGTCTACCTCAGTCCCGAGGTTGGGGGCCAAATTGCCCTGACCGAGGCCGCCGCCAACATCATTGCCAGCGGCGCCGAACCACTGGCGATCACCGACTGCCTGAACTACGGTGATCCGAACGATCCCGAGATTTTCTGGGAACTCCACCAGTCCGTCAAGGGGATGGCGGATGCCTGCCGGGTCTTTGATACGCCGGTAATCTCCGGGAACGTTTCCCTTTACAACGAAAATAACGGCCAGGCCATTCACCCGACGCCGATGGTCGGCATGGTGGGCCTGGTTAAGAACATTGACCGCGTCGTGCCAAGTTTTGTCCAGCACGCTGGCGACCGGGTCTACCTGGTCGGCTCGACCCGCGACGACTACGCCGGTTCCGAATTGCAGAAGATGCTGACCGGCGACATCAGCGGGGTTGTCCAGGAATTTGACCTCGACCACGTTCACGACTACATGCAGCGCCTGCTTCACACGATGGAGAACGGCCACGTCCAGAGCGCCCACGACCTGAGCGAGGGTGGCCTGGGGGTTGCCCTGGCCGAAACCCTCTTCAAGACCGACCGGGGGCTGAACCTGGACCTCCGCCACCTGACGAGTGCCCAGCTCTTCAGTGAAACGCCGGGCCGCTTCGTCGTCACCGTTGCGCCGGACCACGTTGCCGCCTTTGAACAGGACCTGGGGGATGACGCCCAATTTGTCGGGACGGTTACCAACACCCACTGGCTGGAAGCCCACCTGGCCGACGCCGAGATTAACCAAAACGTAACGGAACTACAAAAGATTTGGGAGGAGGCAATTCCGTGCCAAATGAAATCAAAGGATTAA
- the purQ gene encoding phosphoribosylformylglycinamidine synthase subunit PurQ, producing the protein MKIAVIVFPGSNCDVDLYEALGTVCGADVDYVSHHESSLDGYDAVMLPGGFSYGDYLRAGAIARFTNIMPAIIKMANEGKPVFGTCNGFQILTEAGLLPGALKRNDSQKFVCKTVPLEVVNNQTLFTTQYQEHERIALPIAHADGSFYADEETLNELEANHQVVFRYAEENPNGSLRNIAGITNKRGNVLGMMPHPERAVEAILGNTDGLRLFKSLLANGRVKVGE; encoded by the coding sequence ATGAAGATTGCGGTAATTGTTTTCCCAGGCTCCAACTGTGATGTTGACCTGTACGAAGCCCTGGGCACCGTCTGCGGGGCGGATGTCGACTACGTTTCCCACCACGAGAGCAGCCTGGACGGCTACGACGCCGTCATGCTGCCGGGGGGCTTTTCCTACGGTGACTACCTGCGCGCGGGTGCGATTGCCCGCTTCACCAACATCATGCCGGCAATCATCAAGATGGCCAACGAAGGCAAGCCCGTCTTCGGGACCTGCAACGGTTTCCAGATCCTGACGGAGGCCGGTCTCTTGCCGGGGGCCCTCAAGCGGAATGACTCCCAGAAGTTCGTCTGCAAGACCGTGCCGCTGGAAGTCGTCAACAACCAGACCCTCTTTACCACCCAGTATCAGGAGCACGAGCGGATCGCCCTGCCGATCGCTCACGCCGACGGCAGCTTTTACGCTGACGAAGAAACACTGAACGAACTCGAAGCCAATCACCAGGTCGTCTTTCGGTACGCAGAGGAGAATCCAAATGGTAGTTTGCGAAATATTGCTGGAATTACTAACAAGCGTGGCAACGTTTTGGGAATGATGCCCCATCCGGAACGGGCAGTCGAAGCCATCCTCGGTAACACGGACGGCTTACGGTTATTCAAGTCCCTGTTGGCGAACGGACGCGTGAAAGTGGGGGAATAA
- the purH gene encoding bifunctional phosphoribosylaminoimidazolecarboxamide formyltransferase/IMP cyclohydrolase → MKRALVSVSDKNDLVPFVKGLEENGYEIVSTGGTKKVLDEAGVKTISIEDVTHFPEILDGRVKTLNPYVHGGLLARRELPEHMATLKKLNITPIDLVCVNLYPFKETIEKPDVKLADAIENIDIGGPSMVRSAAKNYRDVTIVVDKADYNQVLDEIKENGDTTLDTRAKLAAKAFRHTAAYDALISQYLTKQTGLEDPEQLTLTWNLKETMRYGENSHQKAWLYEDALPKDFSILQAKQLHGKKLSYNNIKDADEALRCIREFDEPTVVAMKHMNPCGIGRGETLEQAWDRAYTADSVSIFGGVIALNRKVDLATAEKMHKIFLEIVIAPGFDDDAYAVLAKKKNIRLLSLDFSKKDEPTKHEVVSVMGGMLMQEQDTLQEDYHDWKCVTDVQPTEQQLKNLMFAWKAVKHAKSNAIVLANDERTLGVGEGQPNRIDSLKIAVKHAGDDIDDRTVMASDAFFPFGDCVEYAGQHGIKAVVQPGGSIRDQESIDMANKYGIAMVTTGIRHFRH, encoded by the coding sequence ATGAAACGTGCATTGGTAAGTGTATCTGATAAGAACGACCTGGTTCCTTTCGTTAAGGGCCTGGAAGAAAACGGCTACGAAATTGTTTCCACCGGTGGTACCAAGAAGGTCCTCGATGAAGCAGGGGTCAAGACGATCAGCATCGAAGACGTTACCCACTTTCCAGAAATCCTGGACGGCCGGGTCAAGACCCTGAACCCATACGTCCACGGCGGGCTGCTGGCCCGGCGTGAGCTGCCAGAACATATGGCAACGCTGAAGAAGCTCAACATCACGCCAATCGACCTGGTGTGCGTCAACCTCTACCCGTTCAAGGAAACGATCGAGAAGCCGGACGTTAAGCTTGCCGATGCAATCGAAAACATTGATATTGGTGGCCCATCAATGGTCCGGTCCGCTGCCAAAAACTACCGCGACGTCACGATCGTCGTGGACAAGGCGGACTACAATCAGGTATTGGATGAAATTAAGGAAAACGGCGACACCACCCTGGACACCCGGGCCAAGTTGGCTGCCAAGGCCTTCCGCCACACTGCCGCTTACGACGCCCTGATTTCCCAGTACCTGACCAAGCAGACCGGCCTGGAAGACCCAGAACAGCTGACCCTGACCTGGAACCTGAAAGAAACGATGCGCTACGGCGAAAACTCCCACCAGAAGGCATGGCTGTACGAAGACGCCCTGCCAAAGGACTTCTCGATTCTCCAGGCCAAGCAATTGCACGGTAAGAAGCTGTCCTACAACAACATCAAGGACGCCGACGAAGCCCTGCGTTGCATCCGCGAATTCGACGAACCAACCGTTGTTGCCATGAAGCACATGAACCCGTGTGGCATTGGCCGCGGTGAAACTCTGGAACAGGCCTGGGACCGCGCCTACACCGCCGACTCCGTTTCGATTTTCGGTGGGGTGATTGCCCTCAACCGGAAAGTCGACCTGGCCACCGCCGAAAAGATGCACAAGATCTTCCTGGAAATCGTCATCGCCCCCGGCTTTGACGACGATGCCTACGCCGTTTTGGCCAAGAAGAAAAACATCCGGCTGCTCAGCTTGGACTTCTCCAAGAAGGACGAACCAACCAAGCACGAGGTTGTCTCCGTCATGGGTGGGATGCTGATGCAGGAACAAGACACTTTGCAGGAAGACTACCACGACTGGAAGTGCGTCACTGACGTTCAGCCAACCGAACAACAGCTCAAGAACCTGATGTTTGCCTGGAAGGCCGTTAAGCACGCCAAGTCCAACGCCATCGTCCTGGCTAACGACGAGCGGACCCTGGGTGTCGGCGAAGGTCAGCCGAACCGGATCGACTCCCTGAAGATCGCCGTCAAGCATGCCGGCGACGACATCGACGACCGGACCGTGATGGCCTCCGACGCCTTCTTCCCGTTTGGCGACTGCGTGGAATACGCCGGCCAACACGGCATCAAGGCCGTTGTTCAACCGGGTGGCTCCATCCGTGACCAGGAATCCATCGACATGGCCAACAAGTACGGCATCGCCATGGTCACCACCGGCATCCGCCACTTCCGGCACTAA
- the purN gene encoding phosphoribosylglycinamide formyltransferase, producing the protein MKTAILASGNGTNFEVLAKHFQAGDLPGELALLFCNHPDAPVMDRAKRLGIPAVSFTVKSCGGKEAYEEKLLGVLQEYGIDFIALAGYLRVVGPTILNHYDHRIINLHPAWLPEYPGLHSIERAFADHRSQTGVTVHYIDAGLDSGPIIAQCHVPILTTDTEETLETRVHATEHQLYPLALKQALTALNEKEN; encoded by the coding sequence ATGAAAACCGCAATTTTGGCTTCGGGAAACGGAACGAACTTCGAAGTCCTGGCTAAGCACTTTCAAGCCGGTGACCTGCCAGGCGAACTGGCGCTGCTGTTTTGCAACCACCCGGACGCACCGGTGATGGATCGTGCAAAGCGACTCGGCATCCCGGCGGTCAGTTTTACCGTCAAGTCCTGTGGTGGCAAGGAGGCCTACGAAGAGAAGCTCCTGGGCGTCCTGCAGGAATACGGGATTGACTTCATCGCCCTGGCCGGCTACCTGCGGGTGGTCGGGCCAACGATCCTGAACCACTACGACCACCGGATCATCAACTTGCATCCGGCCTGGCTGCCCGAATACCCCGGCCTGCACTCCATCGAGCGGGCCTTTGCCGACCATCGCTCCCAAACCGGGGTCACGGTCCACTACATTGATGCCGGCCTGGATTCCGGCCCCATCATCGCCCAGTGCCATGTGCCGATCCTGACCACGGACACCGAAGAGACGCTGGAGACCCGGGTCCACGCAACCGAGCACCAGCTTTACCCATTAGCATTGAAGCAAGCATTAACCGCATTGAATGAAAAGGAGAATTAA
- a CDS encoding homoserine O-acetyltransferase/O-succinyltransferase family protein, whose protein sequence is MTANARNGLALANGQWRNRPQQGTLQVAVLNLMPTKLTTELQFLKRFDNLATDVTVSFLYPASHHFKGIAPAVIKKHYLSLAQVQDNYFDGLVVTGAPVEQLPFEAVDYWQEFRQILTWAQHHVCETLFECWAAQAGLFIDFAIQKRQLASKLFGVYAANQVNSRSRLARDFGAGGLIKMPQSRHSASVLDPHHLPGDLAIIAASKGAGPLILRSHQRRHTYITGHPEYDRDTLAKEYYRDQKKRRAIHAPQNYFINGTGGPVNYSWQDSAQLIYQNWFTIIKQESRLLI, encoded by the coding sequence ATGACAGCAAACGCACGTAACGGTCTGGCACTGGCAAATGGTCAGTGGCGGAACCGACCGCAGCAGGGAACGCTCCAGGTGGCGGTGCTCAATCTGATGCCGACCAAGCTGACGACCGAGCTCCAGTTCCTCAAGCGCTTTGATAACCTGGCCACCGACGTTACGGTCAGCTTCCTCTACCCGGCCAGCCATCACTTCAAGGGAATCGCCCCCGCCGTCATCAAGAAGCATTATCTCAGCCTCGCCCAGGTTCAGGACAACTACTTTGACGGCCTGGTGGTCACCGGGGCGCCGGTCGAGCAGCTTCCCTTTGAAGCCGTCGACTACTGGCAGGAATTTCGCCAGATCCTCACTTGGGCCCAGCACCACGTCTGCGAAACCCTCTTTGAATGCTGGGCCGCCCAGGCGGGACTCTTCATCGACTTTGCGATCCAAAAGCGGCAGCTGGCCAGCAAGTTATTCGGCGTTTACGCGGCCAATCAGGTCAACTCTCGCTCCCGCCTCGCTCGCGATTTCGGTGCCGGGGGGCTGATCAAGATGCCACAGTCCCGGCATAGCGCCAGCGTCCTGGATCCCCACCACCTGCCCGGCGATCTTGCAATCATCGCCGCCAGTAAGGGAGCCGGACCGCTGATCTTGCGGTCCCATCAACGCCGCCACACCTACATTACCGGCCATCCGGAATACGACCGCGACACACTGGCAAAAGAATACTACCGGGATCAAAAAAAGCGGCGCGCCATCCACGCCCCGCAGAACTACTTCATTAATGGAACGGGCGGGCCAGTCAATTATTCCTGGCAAGACTCCGCCCAGCTTATTTACCAAAACTGGTTCACGATCATCAAACAAGAAAGCAGGTTATTAATATGA
- the purM gene encoding phosphoribosylformylglycinamidine cyclo-ligase — protein sequence MNRYQEAGVDVNAGYELVRRIKNAVKSTDRPGVMSGIGSFGGMFDLGELKVKHPILVSGTDGVGTKLLIAQKMNKHDTIGIDVVAMCVNDVLAQGAEPLFFLDYIATGHNEPAKMADIVSGVAAGCRDAHTALVGGETAEMPDMYAKEEYDLAGTVTGVVEKDQLLTADLPQEGDVLLGLPSSGLHSNGFSLVRQILFKDHDVQLTDKPELLQGQTVGEALLTPTRIYVRQLLPLIRAGLLHGISHITGGGLIENVPRMFSDELQAVIDHTAWPTLPIFDYLKELGQLPTADCFQTFNMGIGIVLAVAPAQVAAVQERLQDAGMVSYQLGQLQSRPADEEKIVIK from the coding sequence ATGAACCGATACCAAGAAGCCGGCGTTGACGTCAACGCGGGGTACGAACTCGTTCGCCGAATCAAAAACGCCGTCAAGTCCACCGACCGGCCCGGCGTCATGTCCGGGATCGGCAGTTTCGGCGGGATGTTCGACCTGGGTGAATTAAAGGTCAAGCACCCGATCCTGGTTTCCGGGACCGATGGCGTAGGGACCAAGCTCCTGATCGCCCAGAAGATGAACAAGCACGACACGATCGGGATCGACGTCGTGGCAATGTGCGTCAACGACGTCCTGGCCCAGGGTGCCGAGCCGCTCTTCTTCCTTGACTACATCGCCACCGGTCACAACGAACCAGCAAAGATGGCCGACATCGTTTCCGGCGTGGCAGCTGGCTGCCGGGACGCTCACACGGCCCTGGTCGGCGGGGAGACCGCCGAGATGCCGGACATGTACGCCAAGGAAGAATACGACCTGGCCGGGACCGTCACCGGGGTCGTCGAGAAGGATCAATTGCTGACCGCGGATCTGCCCCAGGAGGGCGACGTCCTGCTGGGCCTGCCGTCCAGCGGCCTTCACTCCAACGGCTTTTCCCTGGTTCGGCAGATCCTCTTCAAGGACCACGACGTTCAGCTGACCGACAAGCCGGAGCTGCTGCAAGGACAGACGGTTGGTGAAGCCCTGCTGACGCCGACCCGGATTTATGTCCGCCAGCTCCTGCCACTGATTCGTGCCGGCCTGCTCCACGGGATCAGCCATATCACCGGTGGCGGATTGATTGAGAACGTGCCGCGGATGTTTAGCGATGAGCTCCAGGCCGTGATTGACCACACCGCCTGGCCGACCCTACCGATCTTCGACTACCTAAAGGAACTGGGTCAGCTGCCGACTGCCGACTGCTTCCAGACCTTCAACATGGGGATCGGGATCGTCCTGGCGGTGGCACCAGCTCAGGTGGCCGCGGTTCAAGAACGGCTGCAGGACGCGGGGATGGTCAGCTACCAGCTCGGCCAGCTACAATCCCGGCCGGCGGATGAAGAAAAGATTGTAATTAAGTGA